The following coding sequences lie in one Capsicum annuum cultivar UCD-10X-F1 chromosome 5, UCD10Xv1.1, whole genome shotgun sequence genomic window:
- the LOC124898561 gene encoding uncharacterized protein LOC124898561 encodes MKHDQYFSNLPFRFFNVWAEHNEFLPLVEREWKQRKARNHMKNVWLHLKGLKPVLKALNNEEYKNVSLKISQDRAELSVIQEQLNRNWSGNRQEQEKNALQKLEKWFGVEESILKQKSRARWIKLGDANTHYFFEVMKERAQRKQITILTSLIGIKLTKPTNIQTEVVQFYKGLTGSSTYKLTTHKLTTINKLIMRVGPVLNHQQKKDICILVIDKEIAESLKAIEEDKTPGIDGYNACFIKESGL; translated from the coding sequence ATGAAGCATGATCAATACTTTTCAAATCTACCCTTTCGGTTCTTTAATGTATGGGCTGAGCACAACGAATTCTTACCTTTAGTTGAGAGGGAATGGAAACAGAGAAAGGCTAGAAACCACATGAAGAATGTCTGGCTCCATCTGAAGGGCCTGAAGCCCGTCCTAAAGGCATTAAATAATGAAGAATACAAGAATGTTTCGCTAAAAATAAGCCAAGATAGAGCTGAGTTAAGTGTTATTCAGGAACAACTAAATAGAAACTGGTCTGGTAACCGGCAAGAACAGGAAAAGAATGCCTTACAAAAGCTGGAGAAATGGTTTGGAGTTGAGGAAAGTATTTTGAAGCAAAAATCTCGAGCTCGGTGGATTAAGTTAGGGGATGCCAACACTCATTACTTCTTTGAAGTTATGAAGGAAAGAGCACAAAGAAAGCAAATCACTATATTGACATCCTTAATAGGAATTAAATTGACTAAACCAACAAATATTCAGACAGAAGTGGTGCAATTTTACAAAGGTTTAACGGGTTCCTCCACATATAAGCTCACTACACATAAGCTCACTACAATAAACAAGCTTATTATGAGAGTTGGACCAGTCCTAAATCATcaacaaaagaaagatatatgtattctagTCATTGACAAGGAGATTGCTGAGAGTTTGAAAGCCATAGAGGAGGACAAAACCCCTGGTATAGATGGTTATAATGCTTGTTTCATTAAAGAGTCTGGCCTATAG